The following are from one region of the Chloracidobacterium sp. genome:
- a CDS encoding carboxypeptidase regulatory-like domain-containing protein, producing MIKIKYLFFASSIVTFVLAANAFGQDASDREAERNRRLHKTSQASLRTGSSSVNFGTISGRVVTPDGRGIRGALIVLLGDDGPRFAISGSLGYFSISGIPLGEQYSLSVSHLRYLFAVPTQVIKIHTDITDILMVGESNID from the coding sequence ATGATCAAGATCAAGTACTTATTTTTTGCTTCGTCGATCGTAACATTCGTTCTTGCGGCGAATGCGTTCGGCCAGGATGCGAGTGATCGCGAAGCCGAAAGGAACCGAAGATTGCACAAGACCTCACAAGCTTCGTTACGAACCGGCAGCAGCAGCGTGAATTTCGGGACTATCTCGGGCCGTGTTGTTACGCCGGATGGCCGCGGTATTCGGGGCGCGTTGATCGTGCTTCTTGGCGACGACGGGCCGCGATTCGCGATCTCCGGCAGCCTTGGTTACTTTTCGATCTCAGGCATCCCGCTCGGTGAGCAATATTCGCTTTCGGTTTCCCATCTGCGATATCTTTTCGCGGTTCCCACCCAAGTAATAAAGATCCACACCGATATAACGGACATTCTTATGGTCGGCGAGAGCAACATCGACTGA
- a CDS encoding cysteine desulfurase yields the protein MFRRVYFDNSATTAIDERVLEAMMPYLTDNYGNASSIHFFGQQTRSAVDKARHQVAAAVNARPNEIVFTSGGTESNNLAIRGLVEMLPQPSLATLPERHIVTSTIEHPAVREVCADLEKRGVAVTYLPVYENGIVRVDDVRQAIRENTVLISVMTANNEIGTLQPVAEIGRLVRGLRDSGRRIWFHTDAVQAVGKVKVDVEEMGCDLLSLSGHKFHAPKGIGALYIRRGTRLRPQHVGGRQERGLRGGTEPVAQIVGLGRAAELAADELTERAVRVGAMRDRLEHFVLENIDGSVLNGDAHDRLTNISNISFREIEGEGLLINLDMHGIAVSTGSACSSGSLEPSPVIRSLGRSDDLARGAIRFSLSKDNTDDDIELVLATLPSAVESVRKLLPGFKSSAET from the coding sequence ATGTTTCGACGCGTGTACTTCGACAATTCGGCAACAACTGCGATCGACGAAAGGGTTCTCGAAGCGATGATGCCGTATCTGACCGATAACTACGGGAATGCGTCGAGCATACACTTTTTTGGGCAACAGACTCGTTCAGCAGTAGACAAGGCGCGTCACCAGGTAGCGGCTGCTGTGAACGCGCGTCCGAACGAGATCGTCTTTACGAGCGGCGGAACCGAATCGAACAACCTTGCCATTCGCGGGCTTGTTGAAATGCTGCCGCAGCCCAGTTTGGCCACTTTGCCTGAACGGCATATCGTCACCTCGACGATCGAACATCCCGCAGTAAGAGAAGTCTGTGCGGATCTCGAAAAAAGAGGTGTCGCGGTGACATATTTGCCAGTGTATGAAAACGGGATCGTCCGCGTCGACGACGTCCGCCAGGCGATACGTGAGAATACCGTGCTGATCTCGGTCATGACGGCCAATAATGAGATCGGGACACTGCAACCCGTCGCTGAGATCGGACGATTGGTTCGCGGGCTTCGCGATTCCGGCCGACGGATCTGGTTTCACACCGATGCGGTTCAAGCGGTCGGGAAAGTAAAGGTCGATGTCGAAGAAATGGGCTGCGATCTGCTTTCGCTCTCAGGACACAAGTTTCATGCCCCCAAAGGAATCGGAGCACTCTATATTCGTCGAGGAACTAGGCTTCGTCCTCAGCATGTCGGCGGGCGCCAGGAACGCGGATTACGCGGCGGCACCGAACCGGTCGCTCAGATCGTCGGACTCGGACGCGCGGCTGAGCTCGCTGCCGATGAATTGACGGAGCGTGCCGTCAGAGTAGGGGCGATGCGCGACCGGTTAGAACATTTCGTTCTCGAAAATATCGATGGCTCGGTTCTAAATGGTGACGCGCACGATCGATTGACCAACATTTCGAATATCTCGTTTCGCGAAATAGAGGGCGAAGGACTGTTGATAAACCTTGACATGCACGGTATTGCGGTATCGACCGGCTCGGCATGTTCCTCGGGTTCGCTTGAGCCGTCGCCGGTCATTCGATCGCTCGGCCGCAGCGACGATCTTGCACGAGGAGCGATACGATTCAGCCTCAGTAAGGACAACACTGATGATGACATCGAACTTGTTCTGGCGACGCTTCCCTCTGCTGTCGAAAGTGTCAGAAAACTCTTGCCCGGCTTCAAAAGTTCTGCCGAAACTTAA
- a CDS encoding EAL domain-containing protein, whose translation MNREKISSYAKAAVIFLGAASFMAAAASLPARAYSLGYLLIIAFGIFVAPRTSITLPRSKFAISFADAAIFLTFLLYGGRAAIVLASIEMLASCLYLRSQGFKFGNLMIPVNVSINSVYTSCTFLIWIAYPMITGVQLDPSKTRHLIYILGILALSQFLISSFLAAIFQSLKDGSSLWQTWVRDCFSSSMTQIVGASLAGLIYKLINFGDLITAGIAFVAIVAAYINYRQSITEINDAIANVEEAERQKAETERARRREAEKYANELSLSLDKEARANEALRKSEKDFQYAALHDSLTGLANRKQLGDILRQLIDRYKEDPSANFQVLFLDIRSFKNINDTLGHTIGDKVLSIAAKRFLRIVNPEDTVARIGGDEFAIILRDLSTASKAQKVARKIYKSITQPFSLSGNKISIDVNIGIAPCDAEYDTPEEILRDADIAMHFAKERNDGPAVFTRELRHRFLERVRFEMDLRHAIDRGELSMHYQPIISLSDGRLIGFEALLRWHHSEFGMIPPNKFIPIAENADLIQPITVWILHETTKQLAEWQKISAEYEDLMVSVNISGKHLSNDDLIDDVEAALEASAIRPQTLKLEVTESTAMENAEHTINVLKRLKQIGVQLSIDDFGTGYSSLSHLHRLPFDTLKIDRSFVYNVGEHGENSGILQTIISLAKNLKMRVVAEGIETETQLSILQNLGCDYGQGFLLAKPKGRDETEQLLYEHPNWLPFGNNETGTDRSRDEMNTDESLPVF comes from the coding sequence ATGAACAGAGAGAAGATCTCGAGCTACGCGAAAGCTGCCGTCATCTTTCTTGGTGCAGCCAGCTTTATGGCCGCAGCTGCCTCTCTGCCTGCCCGGGCCTACAGCCTCGGATATCTTCTGATCATTGCCTTTGGGATCTTTGTTGCACCGAGAACGAGCATCACCTTACCGCGTTCAAAGTTTGCGATCAGTTTCGCAGACGCCGCGATCTTCCTGACATTTCTTCTATATGGCGGCCGGGCAGCGATCGTTCTCGCATCGATCGAGATGCTTGCGAGCTGCCTATACCTGCGTTCTCAGGGATTCAAGTTTGGCAATTTGATGATCCCGGTCAATGTTTCGATCAACTCGGTCTATACGTCGTGTACATTTTTGATCTGGATCGCCTATCCGATGATCACGGGCGTACAGCTTGACCCGTCAAAGACCCGCCATTTGATCTACATTCTTGGGATCCTTGCTCTTTCGCAGTTTCTGATCTCGTCGTTCCTCGCCGCCATCTTTCAATCGCTGAAGGATGGATCGAGCCTGTGGCAGACGTGGGTACGCGACTGTTTCTCGAGTTCGATGACACAGATCGTAGGTGCAAGCCTGGCCGGGCTCATTTACAAACTCATCAATTTCGGCGATCTGATCACCGCGGGGATCGCGTTTGTCGCGATCGTCGCCGCATACATCAATTACCGGCAATCGATCACCGAGATCAATGACGCGATCGCAAATGTCGAAGAAGCCGAAAGGCAAAAGGCCGAGACGGAGCGGGCAAGGCGGCGCGAGGCCGAGAAGTATGCCAACGAACTTTCGCTTTCGCTCGATAAGGAAGCGCGGGCAAACGAAGCACTCAGAAAGAGCGAGAAGGACTTTCAATACGCCGCACTGCATGATTCGCTAACCGGGCTCGCAAACCGAAAACAGCTTGGCGACATACTTCGCCAACTTATCGACCGATACAAAGAAGACCCTTCGGCGAACTTCCAGGTCCTTTTCCTTGATATAAGGAGCTTCAAGAACATCAACGATACGCTCGGCCACACAATAGGCGACAAGGTGCTTTCGATCGCAGCAAAGAGATTTCTCAGGATAGTAAATCCGGAAGACACCGTCGCTCGAATTGGCGGAGATGAATTTGCGATCATTCTTCGTGACCTCTCGACCGCAAGCAAGGCACAAAAGGTCGCGCGAAAGATATACAAGAGCATTACCCAGCCTTTTTCGCTCAGCGGCAATAAGATCTCGATCGATGTGAACATCGGCATCGCGCCGTGTGACGCGGAATACGACACACCAGAGGAGATCCTCAGAGATGCCGATATAGCGATGCATTTTGCAAAAGAGCGCAACGACGGGCCCGCGGTCTTTACCCGAGAGCTTCGCCACCGCTTTTTGGAGCGGGTACGGTTCGAGATGGACCTCCGCCATGCGATCGACCGCGGAGAGCTTTCGATGCACTATCAGCCGATAATTTCGCTCAGCGACGGCCGGCTCATCGGGTTTGAAGCTCTTTTGCGGTGGCATCACAGCGAATTTGGGATGATCCCGCCGAATAAGTTCATACCGATCGCAGAAAACGCAGATCTCATTCAGCCGATCACCGTTTGGATCCTCCACGAGACGACGAAGCAACTTGCGGAATGGCAAAAAATCTCGGCCGAATACGAAGATCTTATGGTGAGCGTGAACATCTCGGGCAAGCACCTTTCGAACGACGACCTTATCGACGACGTCGAAGCCGCTCTAGAGGCTTCAGCAATACGTCCTCAGACCCTGAAGCTTGAAGTTACCGAGAGTACGGCAATGGAGAATGCCGAACACACGATCAATGTGTTGAAGCGCCTGAAACAAATAGGCGTTCAACTGAGCATTGACGATTTTGGAACCGGCTACTCTTCTCTCAGCCACCTCCACAGGCTGCCGTTCGACACCCTCAAGATCGACCGTTCGTTCGTCTACAACGTCGGCGAACATGGCGAGAACTCGGGCATCCTTCAGACTATAATCTCATTGGCCAAGAACCTGAAAATGCGAGTGGTCGCGGAAGGGATCGAGACTGAAACCCAGCTTTCGATACTCCAGAACCTTGGCTGCGACTACGGCCAGGGCTTCCTGCTCGCTAAACCTAAGGGTCGCGACGAGACCGAGCAATTGCTCTACGAACATCCCAATTGGCTTCCGTTCGGAAACAACGAGACCGGGACAGACCGCTCGCGCGATGAGATGAACACCGACGAAAGCCTGCCCGTTTTCTAA
- a CDS encoding S9 family peptidase gives MFRRTLIVLVLVSFLSSAIPAQTGYSYPKAKKVDQVDDYHGTKVSDPYRWMEDTGSADTQKWIEDQVKFTQAYLDKIPERAKIRERLTEIWNYERISAPSKVADGFYIYSRNDGLQNQSVLYRAKSKDDPGSVFFDPNKLSTDGTAALSGSSFTDDGKLWAYGVAKSGSDRTEWRIMNTETGEYLADTLRPNRQGGVSWLKDNSGFYYSRFPDAQEGAELRAANKFQKIYFHKLGTPQSDDTLVYERPEDGELFMGGGVTEDGKWLVISVAKGTQRMNEIHFKDLSRPDSPIVPLVNDRNNSWSFVGNDGPVFYFRTDKDAERGKLVSVNVLARARIWKDIVPQAAETLNGVQMINNQFVTNYLKDAYTNIKIYDKAGKHVRDVELPGIGSAGGFGGKQDATETFYTYSSYNAPPTIYHYDMRTGKSTLFRQAKVKFDPDGYEVKQVFFTSKDGTRVPMFLTHKKGLKLDGSNPTILYGYGGFNISQTPGFSVSRAVWMEMGGIYAVANIRGGAEYGKEWWANGARLKKQNVFDDFIAAAEFLIANKYTSTPKLAIQGGSNGGLLVGAVLNQRPDLFGAALPAVGVMDMVRFTEFTVGAAWKSDYGDPKDPKEFAALYAYSPLHNIKKGTKYPATMVTTADTDDRVFPAHSFKYAAALQDAQAGDKPILIRIETKAGHGAGKPTSKQIEEQADIYGFLVKSLGIKMQ, from the coding sequence ATGTTTAGACGAACGTTGATCGTACTTGTTCTTGTTTCGTTTTTATCGTCCGCGATTCCGGCCCAAACCGGTTACAGTTACCCAAAAGCAAAAAAAGTCGACCAGGTTGACGATTATCACGGAACAAAGGTGTCAGATCCGTACCGGTGGATGGAAGATACTGGTTCTGCCGATACACAGAAGTGGATCGAGGATCAAGTCAAATTCACCCAAGCCTATCTTGACAAGATCCCCGAGCGGGCAAAGATCCGTGAGCGGCTGACCGAGATCTGGAACTACGAACGGATCTCAGCTCCGTCGAAGGTGGCCGACGGATTTTACATTTACTCTCGCAACGATGGTCTTCAGAATCAAAGCGTGCTTTACCGTGCGAAGTCGAAAGACGATCCCGGTTCGGTCTTCTTCGACCCGAACAAACTCTCTACTGACGGTACTGCTGCTTTGAGCGGATCATCGTTCACTGACGACGGCAAGCTCTGGGCTTACGGCGTCGCAAAGTCGGGGTCGGATCGCACCGAGTGGCGAATAATGAACACCGAAACCGGTGAGTATCTTGCCGATACTCTAAGACCCAATCGACAGGGAGGCGTTTCGTGGTTAAAGGATAATTCCGGCTTTTATTACAGCCGGTTCCCTGACGCTCAAGAAGGTGCCGAACTTCGTGCGGCAAATAAGTTTCAGAAGATCTATTTTCACAAGCTCGGGACACCGCAGTCTGACGATACACTGGTCTATGAAAGGCCCGAGGACGGTGAGCTATTCATGGGTGGCGGCGTTACCGAAGACGGTAAATGGCTCGTTATAAGTGTTGCTAAAGGCACGCAGCGAATGAACGAGATCCACTTCAAAGATCTGTCGCGTCCGGATTCGCCGATCGTTCCGCTTGTTAACGATCGTAACAATAGCTGGTCATTCGTCGGCAACGACGGGCCTGTTTTCTACTTTCGCACCGACAAGGACGCGGAGCGCGGCAAGTTGGTAAGCGTGAACGTGCTGGCTCGGGCCCGTATTTGGAAAGATATCGTTCCGCAGGCGGCCGAAACGCTGAACGGCGTTCAGATGATCAATAACCAATTCGTAACGAACTATCTCAAAGACGCCTACACGAACATCAAGATCTACGATAAAGCCGGCAAGCACGTCCGCGACGTTGAGCTTCCGGGGATCGGGTCGGCAGGTGGATTTGGCGGCAAACAGGATGCGACCGAGACGTTTTACACCTATTCGAGCTACAATGCCCCGCCAACGATCTATCACTACGACATGAGAACCGGCAAAAGCACGCTTTTCCGTCAGGCGAAGGTCAAGTTCGATCCGGACGGCTACGAGGTGAAGCAGGTCTTCTTTACAAGTAAGGACGGCACAAGGGTCCCGATGTTCCTCACGCACAAAAAGGGCCTGAAGCTCGACGGCAGCAATCCGACGATACTTTATGGTTACGGCGGTTTCAATATTTCGCAGACGCCGGGCTTTTCGGTATCACGCGCCGTTTGGATGGAAATGGGCGGCATTTACGCCGTTGCGAACATCCGCGGCGGTGCCGAATATGGCAAAGAGTGGTGGGCGAACGGAGCGAGGCTCAAGAAGCAGAACGTCTTCGACGATTTCATCGCCGCAGCTGAGTTTTTGATCGCAAACAAATACACCAGCACGCCGAAACTTGCGATTCAGGGCGGCTCGAATGGCGGTCTTCTTGTAGGCGCTGTGCTGAACCAACGTCCCGACCTTTTTGGAGCTGCCCTTCCGGCGGTCGGTGTTATGGATATGGTGCGATTTACGGAATTCACTGTCGGAGCGGCCTGGAAATCTGATTACGGCGACCCCAAGGACCCGAAAGAGTTTGCCGCACTCTACGCCTATTCGCCGCTGCATAACATCAAGAAAGGCACCAAATACCCTGCGACAATGGTGACCACTGCAGACACAGATGACCGCGTCTTCCCTGCTCACAGCTTTAAGTACGCCGCGGCACTGCAGGACGCTCAGGCCGGAGACAAACCTATCCTCATTAGGATCGAGACAAAGGCCGGTCACGGAGCCGGTAAACCGACCTCGAAACAGATCGAAGAACAGGCGGATATCTACGGATTCTTGGTCAAGAGCCTTGGGATAAAAATGCAGTAG
- a CDS encoding SBBP repeat-containing protein produces the protein MTNLHKVVFRTSIALLVGVGVLSTFVLTNRPALLSAPGPTANRELRTKIYFEQNRGQVDERVKFISRGAKHTMFLAATEAVYVVPMPADAGENWRSGGRERMSPDEMATLRHDVPGSQHLAFALRLQFVGADPTAEISGDGEVATRANYFRGNDPSRWLTDVPAYSRVRYEDVYRDIDLEFYGNSENNNQYDLIVGPNGDPSQIELDYAGAESINIDAESGELLINTAAGTIKQSSPFSYQQINGAKHAIVSNYELTGRTSVRFRLGEYDRSKPLVIDPALNNLAFSSFLGGGGNDIGNDIKADAAGNTFVVGTTESDIFPTTSGAFDTTHNGSKDIFVSKMAADGGSLVYSTYIGGNDTDEGNALAIDTAGSVFLTGLSRSPNYPTTAGAYDTTWSSGQFDVIVTKLNASGNQLLYSTYVGDTNYEFGSDIAIDLTGNAYITGYTNTPFPTTAGAYDTIPNGGTYDGFVTKLNPSGTALAFSTLLGGQASEFSYGIAIDNAGNAVVTGLTQSGPDGGGNGAFPTTAGAFDTTFGGSTDAYVTKINSLGSGLVFSTFLGGTGNESGNAVSLDQIGNIYVAGDTGSLDFPITSNAYDQTYGGSSNLDIFVSKIDATGNSLLYSTYLGDAGTERVNDITVDNTGAAFIAGSTDSSFPTTSNAYDSTANGQVDAIVTKLNPAASGLSYSTFLGGALWDIAYGIALDPANNVYVTGFTGSQAFPATANAFQTEWAGSNDAFVAKFGNYAITGRTVDVSGSAVSGATIALSGSSSETKLTDAAGNFIFLDALPNRYYTVSASRAGTVFNPSLFNLPILNDNRNLIFVAGGAPGGGGSGSNLSFAANSFSANESGGATVVRVWRDSGTITSTVTVNYATSDATANAGPDYVAASGTLTFAPGVTERTFSVFVRDDLLTEGIEALNLTLSNPTGGATLGTSAATLNIDDNGEPQIQSGGYTLGIVSIPGSLKNRHIVGIAASNTDGTVFVATDNNFIEPPAGLTNNCGTQPVQSSFDLFRILPNGNTNLLGNYQIPHRSLVNLELNSTDGLLYTIGTDRRVYGINPAGGPAMVFNSDVGFDTERYGLEADASGNLIVMRYGAPNSFYRVAAGTGATFLGSFPDDSASNFGDRFGIQPDGDYVVYSDAPAGRTPREFEIDTTGHIDGTTFNFSYLTGSNMRTLGSSYIVSNGAVNPLTGDVFSSGGNCAAGSSVILATAADGNSSSVSSIFISGIGNNYTDGMDNFNARGVTDLDFGARRDGLPGKCLYFADDYNDVIYSACGFAPTAANVAVSGRVFSPDGFGLRNASVSITDSHGNVRYALTSSFGYFRFDEVAAGETYVASVTSKRYTFTPRTVTPTDELTDFDFFPEKN, from the coding sequence ATGACCAATTTACACAAAGTCGTGTTTCGAACCTCAATTGCCCTGCTAGTTGGTGTGGGCGTTCTCTCAACCTTTGTTCTAACCAACCGGCCGGCCTTACTGTCAGCACCAGGTCCGACCGCGAATCGTGAATTGAGAACTAAGATCTACTTTGAGCAGAACCGCGGGCAGGTGGACGAGCGAGTTAAGTTTATCTCGCGTGGTGCGAAACACACGATGTTTCTTGCGGCGACCGAGGCTGTATATGTTGTTCCAATGCCTGCAGACGCTGGGGAAAATTGGAGAAGTGGGGGCCGGGAGAGGATGTCGCCAGACGAGATGGCGACGTTGCGGCATGATGTTCCAGGATCTCAACATCTTGCGTTCGCTCTTCGATTGCAGTTCGTTGGTGCAGATCCGACGGCAGAGATCTCGGGCGACGGAGAGGTTGCGACGCGGGCGAACTATTTTCGCGGGAACGATCCGTCGCGTTGGCTGACGGACGTGCCGGCATATTCGCGGGTTCGTTATGAGGATGTCTATAGAGATATCGATCTCGAGTTTTACGGCAACAGTGAAAACAACAACCAATACGATCTTATCGTCGGGCCAAACGGAGACCCGTCGCAGATCGAACTGGATTATGCCGGAGCCGAGTCGATCAATATTGACGCCGAAAGCGGCGAACTGCTGATAAATACCGCCGCCGGAACGATCAAGCAATCGAGCCCGTTCAGCTATCAGCAAATAAACGGCGCCAAGCACGCCATCGTCAGCAACTACGAGTTAACCGGACGAACAAGCGTCCGTTTCCGCCTCGGCGAATACGACCGCTCAAAACCGCTCGTGATCGACCCCGCACTTAATAATCTTGCGTTTTCGAGTTTCCTCGGCGGCGGCGGTAATGATATCGGCAACGACATCAAGGCCGACGCGGCGGGTAATACATTTGTCGTCGGGACGACCGAGTCCGACATATTCCCAACGACGAGCGGTGCCTTCGATACGACGCACAATGGCAGTAAGGACATTTTTGTGTCCAAAATGGCCGCCGACGGCGGCAGTCTCGTTTATTCGACCTACATCGGCGGAAACGACACCGATGAAGGGAATGCTCTGGCAATCGACACGGCCGGAAGTGTTTTTCTGACCGGGCTTTCCCGCAGCCCAAATTATCCTACCACCGCTGGGGCATACGACACTACATGGTCAAGCGGCCAATTCGATGTCATTGTTACTAAACTGAATGCGAGCGGCAATCAGCTGCTCTACTCGACATATGTTGGCGACACCAACTACGAATTCGGTTCCGATATCGCAATTGATCTTACTGGAAATGCGTACATTACGGGCTATACAAATACTCCATTTCCGACGACCGCGGGAGCATACGATACAATCCCAAACGGCGGTACATATGACGGCTTTGTGACGAAGCTGAATCCCAGCGGCACGGCGTTGGCGTTTTCGACCTTGTTAGGCGGCCAGGCTTCAGAGTTCAGCTACGGGATCGCCATCGATAATGCAGGGAACGCTGTTGTTACCGGCCTTACTCAAAGCGGGCCTGACGGAGGCGGAAACGGGGCATTTCCAACAACCGCAGGAGCTTTTGACACGACCTTCGGCGGCTCGACCGATGCATACGTAACGAAAATAAACTCTCTAGGAAGCGGACTGGTTTTTTCAACCTTTCTCGGCGGTACAGGCAACGAAAGCGGCAACGCCGTCTCCCTCGATCAGATCGGAAATATTTACGTAGCGGGGGATACTGGCAGTTTGGACTTTCCGATTACAAGCAACGCTTACGATCAAACTTACGGTGGCAGCAGCAACCTCGATATTTTTGTTTCGAAGATCGACGCTACCGGTAATTCACTGTTGTACTCGACGTATTTGGGCGATGCCGGGACTGAAAGGGTCAATGATATCACTGTAGACAATACCGGAGCGGCCTTTATTGCCGGCTCGACAGATTCTAGTTTTCCAACGACATCCAACGCCTACGACTCTACGGCAAACGGACAAGTAGATGCGATCGTCACGAAACTGAATCCCGCTGCAAGCGGCTTGAGCTATTCCACCTTTCTCGGCGGAGCTCTTTGGGATATTGCTTATGGCATCGCTCTCGATCCGGCAAACAATGTATATGTGACCGGATTCACAGGAAGCCAGGCGTTTCCGGCTACTGCGAATGCTTTTCAAACCGAATGGGCGGGCAGTAACGATGCCTTTGTGGCCAAATTCGGAAACTACGCTATCACCGGACGTACGGTTGATGTTTCAGGTTCCGCAGTATCCGGAGCGACTATCGCATTGAGCGGTTCGAGTTCTGAGACGAAACTGACGGACGCTGCTGGAAATTTCATTTTTCTCGATGCTTTGCCCAATCGATACTACACCGTATCCGCTTCGCGGGCGGGAACCGTTTTCAATCCATCGCTGTTTAACCTTCCGATCCTAAACGACAACCGCAATCTGATCTTTGTTGCCGGCGGTGCACCGGGCGGCGGGGGAAGCGGCAGCAATCTGTCGTTCGCTGCAAACAGCTTTTCGGCCAATGAGTCGGGCGGAGCAACGGTCGTTCGTGTTTGGCGAGATTCAGGAACGATCACTTCTACGGTCACTGTAAACTACGCTACATCAGATGCAACCGCGAACGCAGGACCCGATTATGTCGCGGCGAGCGGCACACTGACATTCGCCCCGGGCGTGACCGAGAGGACGTTTAGCGTATTTGTCAGGGACGACCTGTTGACCGAAGGCATCGAGGCACTAAATCTCACGCTCAGTAACCCGACCGGCGGAGCCACGCTCGGTACAAGTGCGGCGACTTTGAACATCGACGATAACGGCGAGCCGCAGATACAATCGGGCGGCTATACGCTCGGTATCGTCAGTATTCCCGGCTCGCTAAAAAACAGGCATATTGTTGGGATTGCCGCATCTAACACCGACGGCACGGTGTTCGTTGCTACCGACAATAACTTCATCGAGCCGCCCGCGGGACTAACAAACAACTGCGGCACACAGCCCGTTCAATCGAGCTTCGACCTTTTCAGGATACTTCCGAACGGAAATACGAACCTGCTCGGGAATTACCAGATCCCACACCGTTCGCTTGTTAACCTCGAGCTGAATTCAACCGACGGTTTGCTCTACACAATTGGCACCGACCGCAGAGTCTACGGTATCAATCCGGCGGGCGGACCGGCGATGGTTTTCAATTCGGATGTCGGGTTTGACACCGAACGATACGGGCTAGAGGCAGATGCAAGCGGTAATCTCATTGTCATGCGCTATGGTGCACCAAATAGCTTTTACCGTGTGGCAGCAGGAACCGGTGCAACATTCCTCGGCAGTTTTCCGGACGATTCGGCATCGAATTTTGGTGACCGATTCGGTATCCAGCCGGACGGCGATTATGTCGTATATTCCGACGCACCAGCAGGGCGAACGCCCCGTGAGTTTGAGATCGACACGACGGGACACATAGACGGAACGACGTTCAATTTTAGTTATCTGACTGGATCGAACATGCGCACGCTCGGTTCCAGTTACATTGTCTCAAACGGCGCGGTCAATCCGTTGACCGGCGATGTCTTCTCGTCCGGCGGGAACTGCGCGGCGGGCTCAAGCGTGATCCTCGCGACGGCCGCCGACGGCAATTCATCGTCCGTATCGAGCATCTTCATCAGCGGGATCGGCAATAACTATACTGATGGAATGGATAACTTCAACGCACGAGGTGTGACCGATCTGGATTTCGGGGCTAGGCGTGACGGACTGCCCGGAAAGTGTCTGTATTTTGCTGACGACTACAACGATGTGATCTATTCGGCATGCGGATTTGCCCCGACCGCGGCCAATGTCGCTGTTTCCGGAAGGGTTTTCTCGCCGGATGGATTTGGACTTCGAAATGCGAGCGTCTCTATCACCGATTCTCACGGCAATGTCAGATATGCCCTCACCAGTTCATTCGGCTATTTCCGGTTTGACGAGGTTGCGGCCGGCGAAACGTATGTTGCGTCTGTCACATCCAAGCGATACACATTTACACCTCGAACGGTAACCCCGACAGACGAATTAACAGACTTTGATTTTTTCCCGGAAAAAAACTGA